One genomic segment of Flagellimonas marinaquae includes these proteins:
- the pfkA gene encoding 6-phosphofructokinase, protein MASKIKKIGVLTSGGDSPGMNAAIRSVVRTCAYLKIECVGIYRGYQGMIEGDFKTFDARSVNNIINKGGTILKSARCEEFRTKEGRKKAHDQLVKEGIDAFVVIGGNGSFTGALMFNDEYGFPVMGIPGTIDNDILGSSYTLGFDTAINTVVDAIDKIRDTASSHNRLFFVEVMGRDVGHIALNAGVGAGAEEILIPEQNLGLERLLESLKRSKASGKSSSIVIVAEGDKTGKNVFELKEYVEEHLPIYDVRVSVLGHMQRGGNPTCFDRVLASRMGVKAVESLLEGKSNQMVGIRDTKMVLTPLAEAIKAHTEIDEELIRVSDIMTT, encoded by the coding sequence ATGGCTTCAAAAATTAAAAAAATAGGAGTACTTACATCAGGTGGAGACTCTCCTGGAATGAATGCCGCGATTCGTTCCGTAGTCCGGACCTGTGCTTATCTAAAAATAGAATGTGTGGGTATCTACAGAGGATACCAGGGGATGATCGAGGGCGACTTTAAGACCTTCGATGCACGTAGTGTAAACAACATTATCAACAAAGGAGGAACAATACTAAAATCTGCCCGTTGCGAAGAGTTTAGGACCAAAGAGGGAAGAAAAAAAGCCCACGACCAATTGGTCAAGGAAGGCATAGATGCCTTTGTGGTCATTGGAGGTAATGGAAGCTTTACCGGCGCCCTTATGTTCAACGACGAATACGGGTTTCCCGTAATGGGAATTCCCGGGACCATAGACAACGATATTTTGGGGTCTTCCTATACGTTAGGTTTCGATACGGCCATAAATACCGTGGTCGATGCTATCGATAAAATTCGGGATACCGCAAGCTCGCACAACCGATTGTTCTTTGTGGAAGTAATGGGTAGGGATGTCGGTCATATTGCACTTAACGCGGGAGTAGGGGCAGGAGCCGAGGAAATTCTGATTCCCGAACAAAATTTGGGATTGGAGCGTTTATTGGAATCCTTAAAACGCAGCAAGGCCTCCGGTAAATCGTCCAGTATCGTAATTGTGGCAGAAGGCGATAAAACCGGTAAAAATGTATTCGAACTAAAAGAATACGTAGAGGAGCATTTGCCCATTTACGATGTTAGGGTGTCCGTTCTCGGACATATGCAACGAGGGGGCAACCCAACTTGTTTTGATCGTGTTCTGGCCAGTAGGATGGGAGTGAAAGCCGTTGAAAGCCTTTTGGAGGGCAAGTCCAATCAAATGGTAGGGATAAGGGATACCAAAATGGTGCTTACGCCCTTGGCGGAAGCCATTAAAGCACATACGGAGATCGACGAGGAACTCATAAGGGTTTCAGATATAATGACAACATAA
- the gap gene encoding type I glyceraldehyde-3-phosphate dehydrogenase yields the protein MSNLKIGINGFGRIGRLVFRATVKRGDVDVVAINDLLDVEHLAYLLKYDSVHGNFDGTVEVKDGNLVVNGKTIRITAERDPKNLKWDAVGAEIVAECTGIFTTLDMAQSHIDGGAKKVVISAPSKDAPMFVMGVNHKDVKATDTIISNASCTTNCLAPIAKVLDDNFGIDEGLMTTVHATTATQLTVDGPSKKDYRGGRSALLNIIPASTGAAKAVTKVIPALEGKLTGMAFRVPTADVSVVDLTVRLEKETSYEEIKKAMKTASEGELAGILGYTEELVVSQDFVGDVRTSIFDAGAGIELNSKFFKVVSWYDNETGYSNKLVDLALHAASL from the coding sequence ATGTCAAATTTGAAAATTGGAATCAACGGATTCGGTAGAATTGGAAGGTTGGTATTTAGAGCAACCGTAAAAAGAGGCGACGTAGATGTAGTTGCAATCAACGATTTGTTGGATGTTGAACACCTTGCGTATTTATTGAAGTATGATTCGGTACATGGCAATTTTGACGGTACCGTGGAAGTTAAGGACGGAAACTTGGTCGTAAACGGTAAAACCATCAGAATAACTGCCGAGCGTGACCCTAAAAACTTAAAATGGGATGCGGTAGGAGCTGAGATAGTTGCGGAGTGTACGGGAATCTTCACTACTTTGGACATGGCACAAAGCCACATCGACGGAGGGGCCAAAAAAGTGGTTATTTCCGCTCCATCCAAAGATGCACCGATGTTTGTAATGGGAGTTAACCATAAAGATGTTAAAGCAACCGATACAATTATTTCCAACGCATCTTGTACCACTAACTGTTTGGCACCAATTGCCAAGGTGTTGGACGATAACTTTGGTATTGACGAAGGATTGATGACCACTGTTCACGCTACCACGGCCACTCAATTAACTGTGGACGGTCCTTCCAAAAAGGATTACAGAGGGGGACGAAGTGCTTTATTGAACATTATTCCGGCATCAACAGGGGCTGCCAAAGCAGTGACCAAGGTAATCCCGGCATTGGAAGGGAAACTTACAGGTATGGCCTTTAGAGTGCCTACGGCGGATGTTTCCGTAGTGGATTTGACCGTTCGTTTGGAAAAGGAAACCTCTTACGAAGAAATTAAGAAAGCCATGAAAACTGCATCTGAAGGTGAATTGGCCGGAATTCTTGGTTATACCGAGGAATTGGTGGTATCTCAGGATTTCGTAGGGGATGTTAGGACCTCCATTTTTGATGCAGGCGCTGGAATCGAATTGAATTCCAAGTTCTTCAAAGTGGTTTCTTGGTACGATAATGAAACTGGATACTCCAATAAACTAGTTGATTTGGCATTGCACGCTGCAAGCCTATAA